A window of the Mytilus trossulus isolate FHL-02 unplaced genomic scaffold, PNRI_Mtr1.1.1.hap1 h1tg000050l__unscaffolded, whole genome shotgun sequence genome harbors these coding sequences:
- the LOC134699374 gene encoding uncharacterized protein LOC134699374, with product MESYVRGLEVLGQTQETNGTLLVPIIMKKLPREVRQHLAREHRIQTWVLRDLRKSILNEINIMDAGQKIESSHLFPTTSAFFAGAKSAKSKPYKNIETRPCVFCHEIHAPTYCSNITDTESRMDVVKRDKLCFNCLGNHRLNESKSENTCRYCNRKHHTCTSLCNAHKTNHIKPSNEESDRNRDNTSTHTNFRANDNQSSNPLKPPNQPSLNSTNVHLVNDSHSTEHDTTILYTKSKESQSNVLLKTAVAQVGSNQHFMDTNIHLDEGAQRSFLTQEVANKLHLQIEGTETTHLSAFGGEEKNTRHLEKTTIYLKTDAGHVLPIKVLIVPMIATPLQNHIRNIDTQNDYLRGLKLAHTMTQQDSFDISLLEGTDHYWDIVEDHIVRGNGPTAVKSEIGYLLLGPTYSKKTNTSKTSNTEYGNITQDQERWDFPEEMNETTEPPRKLRYNRDYLTQKEPSITSDRIVYDSIKIKNGNSDILRRYMNFMGQQFSNKYRTYRRFRDEKARETIWNWIHQ from the coding sequence ATGGAAAGTTACGTCAGGGGATTAGAAGTTTTAGGTCAGACACAAGAAACAAACGGCACTCTACTTGTTCCAATTATTATGAAGAAATTACCCAGGGAAGTCAGACAACATCTCGCGCGAgaacacagaatacaaacatgGGTATTACGGGACCTCCGTAAAAGCATTTTAAATGAGATCAATATAATGGACGCAGGACAAAAAATAGAGTCGTCACACCTTTTTCCCACAACATCAGCTTTCTTTGCCGGAGCGAAATCGGCAAAGTCCAAACCTTACAAGAATATTGAGACAAGACCTTGTGTGTTTTGTCATGAAATACACGCACCTACCTATTGCAGTAATATAACCGACACGGAATCCCGCATGGACGTAGTAAAACGAGATAAGTTATGCTTTAACTGCCTTGGTAACCACAGACTTAACGAAAGCAAATCTGagaatacatgtagatattgtAACAGAAAACACCATACATGTACAAGCTTATGTAATGCCCATAAAACAAACCACATAAAACCAAGTAATGAAGAAAGCGATAGAAATAGAGATAATACTTCAACGCATACGAATTTCCGCGCAAATGATAACCAGAGCAGCAACCCGCTAAAACCGCCAAACCAGCCGTCTTTGAAttcgacaaacgttcacctcgTAAATGATAGTCATTCAACGGAACATGATACTAccattttgtatacaaaatcgAAAGAATCACAATCAAATGTACTGTTGAAAACTGCCGTAGCACAAGTTGGATCGAACCAGCACTTTATGGATACGAATATTCACCTTGACGAAGGAGCGCAAAGATCGTTTTTAACGCAGGAAGTAGCGAATAAACTTCACTTACAGATAGAGGGAACAGAAACTACACATTTATCGGCATTTGGAGGTGAAGAGAAAAACACGAGACACTTAGAAAAGACAACAATCTACCTGAAAACCGATGCAGGACACGTATTGCCAATTAAGGTACTGATAGTTCCGATGATTGCCACGCCTCTACAGAATCACATACGTAATATTGATACACAGAACGACTATTTGCGTGGTTTAAAGTTAGCACACACGATGACGCAGCAAGATTCGTTTGATATATCCTTGCTTGAAGGTACAGATCACTACTGGGACATTGTAGAAGACCATATAGTACGAGGAAACGGTCCTACCGCTGTGAAATCCGAGATCGGATATTTGCTCTTGGGACCTACATACAGTAAGAAAACTAACACGTCGAAAACTAGCAATACGGAATACGGAAATATTACTCAAGACCAAGAACGATGGGACTTCCCAGAAGAGATGAATGAAACAACAGAACCTCCAAGAAAACTACGTTACAATCGCGATTATCTAACACAGAAGGAACCCAGCATCACATCTGACAGAATTGTTTATGactctataaaaataaaaaatggaaattcGGATATCTTACGCCGTTACATGAATTTCATGGGACAACAATTCAGTAATAAATACAGGACTTACAGAAGATTCCGTGACGAAAAAGCCCGTGAGACCATATGGAATTGGATTCACCAGTGA